The following proteins are encoded in a genomic region of Coffea eugenioides isolate CCC68of chromosome 6, Ceug_1.0, whole genome shotgun sequence:
- the LOC113774312 gene encoding probable (S)-N-methylcoclaurine 3'-hydroxylase isozyme 2, which yields MDITGLDGAYYNYFLFSLVLLSPILLLVFTQRKTRLPPGPFAWPVIGNLFDLDGKKPHIALSRLAQSYGPLISLRFGARLVVVASSPEAAREIFMTHNRDLSGRHVVQLAKILPQIDTSMIAMAAECNERWRFLRSTAHSELFSAQALESFSQIRLEKAKEMLDFLASKDGEVVKISDVLLATSANIMSNAMVSQDIVSWKNIGEVRRCIRRLLEFGIPGLADLFPAIGCLDFWTKQKAVECTRILRETWIDIVSKRRGGRADVAFSSRDFLDVLIENSFDDYQIYNLLTEFLISSETISTAIEWAMAELTRNQEASSKLLDELMKNEVEGTAVSEKHLTQLPYLQACIKETLRLHPPTPLLVPRRASQTCELMNYNLPKDSLVVVNAYALGRDEKSWEDPQGFKPERFLGTSLDVKGTHCELLPFGGGRRICAGYPLALKQIQLLLASLVYAFDWLHPPGMEPTNLDMSEKFGFTLARENPLLLIPRIRNDMQKDWAEALGLKKF from the exons ATGGATATCACAGGTCTTGATGGTGCTTACTACAATtactttctcttttctcttgtacttttgtcTCCCATTCTACTTCTTGTCTTCACCCAGCGCAAAACGCGGCTACCACCGGGTCCGTTTGCATGGCCCGTCATAGGCAACCTTTTCGACCTTGATGGGAAGAAGCCACACATTGCCCTCTCCAGGCTTGCACAATCTTATGGGCCTCTAATCTCTCTAAGATTTGGTGCAAGATTGGTGGTAGTTGCATCATCACCAGAAGCTGCTAGAGAAATATTCATGACTCATAATCGGGATTTATCTGGAAGGCACGTTGTGCAACTAGCCAAGATATTACCACAAATTGACACTTCCATGATCGCAATGGCTGCAGAATGCAATGAAAGATGGAGGTTTCTGCGTAGCACTGCCCACTCTGAGCTTTTCTCAGCTCAGGCACTCGAATCCTTTTCGCAAATCAGACTAGAGAAGGCCAAGGAAATGCTAGACTTTTTGGCTTCTAAAGATGGTGAAGTTGTAAAGATTTCAGACGTATTACTTGCAACTAGTGCTAATATAATGAGTAACGCCATGGTGTCCCAAGATATTGTTTCCTGGAAGAACATTGGAGAAGTCAGAAGGTGTATAAGGAGACTACTTGAGTTTGGTATTCCCGGCCTAGCCGATCTTTTTCCTGCAATTGGTTGTTTAGATTTCTGGACTAAGCAAAAAGCAGTAGAATGTACTCGAATCCTCAGAGAAACATGGATTGATATCGTAAGCAAGAGAAGAGGAGGGAGGGCGGACGTAGCATTCTCCAGCCGGGACTTTTTAGATGTCCTCATTGAAAACTCATTTGATGATTATCAGATCTATAACTTGCTAACG GAGTTTTTGATTAGTTCTGAAACCATCAGCACAGCAATTGAATGGGCAATGGCAGAACTAACAAGAAACCAAGAAGCCTCTTCTAAACTTCTTGATGAACTTATGAAAAATGAGGTTGAAGGAACAGCCGTAAGTGAGAAGCACTTAACACAGCTACCATATTTACAAGCTTGTATCAAAGAAACACTTCGACTGCATCCTCCGACCCCACTTCTTGTACCTCGTCGTGCATCACAAACTTGCGAGCTCATGAACTACAATCTTCCGAAGGATAGCTTGGTGGTTGTAAATGCATATGCCTTGGGACGAGATGAAAAGTCTTGGGAAGACCCTCAAGGCTTCAAACCAGAACGATTCCTTGGCACAAGTCTTGATGTCAAGGGAACTCATTGCGAACTCTTGCCCTTTGGTGGAGGTAGAAGAATATGCGCTGGATATCCTCTAGCTCTCAAGCAGATTCAGTTGCTTCTTGCCTCACTGGTTTATGCATTTGATTGGCTTCATCCACCAGGAATGGAACCAACCAATCTTGACATGAGTGAAAAGTTCGGCTTTACACTTGCAAGGGAAAACCCTCTGCTATTGATTCCGAGAATCAGAAATGACATGCAGAAAGATTGGGCTGAAGCACTAGGATTAAAAAAGTTTTAG